A stretch of the Oncorhynchus clarkii lewisi isolate Uvic-CL-2024 chromosome 9, UVic_Ocla_1.0, whole genome shotgun sequence genome encodes the following:
- the LOC139416453 gene encoding WAP four-disulfide core domain protein 2-like gives MKSIWTICSKYSLEVSMEMNLSALCALVIVLLAFDLKIISAAETGGNSTVPILPKAGQCPRLLNVVPSQKGCFCDEDCPGDDKCCVFDCGAVCVPPAFTKPGVCPRRRWGSGMCAEFCSNDSDCPNDEKCCHNGCGHECIAPYTVKPGRCALPKGTPMCAEYCYHDGQCPEEQKCCRTTCGHACSEPCS, from the exons ATGAAATCTATTTGGACTATTTGCTCCAAGTACAGTCTTGAAGTCAGCATGGAAATGAATTTGTCAGCGCTTTGTGCGTTGGTTATTGTTCTGTTggcatttgatttgaaaataatCTCTGCTGCAGAAACTGGAGGCAATTCTACAG TGCCAATCCTCCCAAAGGCAGGTCAGTGCCCGCGGCTTCTGAACGTGGTGCCATCACAAAAGGGATGCTTTTGCGATGAGGACTGTCCTGGAGATGACAAATGCTGCGTATTTGACTGCGGCGCAGTGTGTGTCCCACCTGCCTTCA CAAAGCCAGGAGTGTGCCCTCGCAGACGATGGGGTTCAGGGATGTGTGCCGAGTTCTGTTCCAATGACAGTGACTGCCCCAATGATGAAAAATGCTGCCACAATGGATGTGGGCATGAGTGCATTGCACCTTACACAG TGAAACCTGGTCGCTGTGCCCTGCCTAAGGGGACCCCCATGTGTGCTGAGTACTGTTACCATGACGGCCAGTGCCCTGAGGAACAGAAGTGTTGCCGGACAACCTGCGGCCACGCCTGCAGTGAGCCCTGCTCATAG